CGAGCACCGCGAGCTTCTGACCAGTACGCCGCTGCCCGCGGAGATCGAAGCACGGTTTGCCAGGCTCGCGCAGGAATCGATCGAGGAGCAGCGCAGGATCGAGGCGACGGATGAGCTGCCGTTCGAGGAGTACCGTCTTCGTTATCTCTCCAAGGAGCGGCTGGGCGTCGACTGACTGCCCGGGCGCGGGGCGCGTGAGGCATCGCGACCTTTGATGATCGCTGCATCGTCTTGCTTGCGGCGTCGACGACGCCGGCTGCGCGCGGAAGGCTGACCGCTCCGAGCGGGTCGGTCGCATCGGGGCGGCGACTATAATGCCGCCGCATGCACCTCGACGACTTCGACTACGTCCTGCCGCAGGAACTCATCGCGCAGTACCCGCAGGCCGAGCGCACGGCGAGCCGCCTGCTGCATCTCGACGGCACCTCGGGTGCGTGGGCGGACCGGCTGTTCCGTGATTTGCCGGAACTCGTTCGCCGCGGCGACGTGCTGGTGCTCAACGATACGCGCGTGATCAAGGCACGGCTGCGCGGGACCAAGGCCTCCGGCGGCAGCATCGAGGTGTTGATCGAGCGCGTGCTCGATCGCGAGCATGCGCTCGCCCAGATCCGCGCGAGTCACCCACCGCGCGAGGGCAGCG
The genomic region above belongs to Betaproteobacteria bacterium and contains:
- a CDS encoding glutamate--cysteine ligase; translation: EHRELLTSTPLPAEIEARFARLAQESIEEQRRIEATDELPFEEYRLRYLSKERLGVD